One genomic region from Ptychodera flava strain L36383 chromosome 5, AS_Pfla_20210202, whole genome shotgun sequence encodes:
- the LOC139133344 gene encoding NLR family CARD domain-containing protein 4-like, with protein MEDPLDLFNALIQTGYISKTDTGFLQNMLLLLKLPTLSEELQTFHKSQPQSEGTLTEKTERLVEYLKHIYKGHFALLQPIPWYDDLKLKLKEVYTRLEVKKVERGAIKEGQDLKCLHDMFMADEEGQHAQRIRIEGPPAMGKSTICRKIAYDWACGELKQYKLLFFLEMRHVTGSEVIDEIFTQLLPDDCLITKEELENIISQQEKSTLFLFDGLDEITKDKIEGSEIAKSINKKLRVFCTTVVTTRPRLRDKYLSNCDLYLIVKGFTKKSTNEYIDKYFKDDKDTSMALKQKIKLQREDITSDSITDLLRNPLHVSFLCILWEDYKLSKKENYFPKNHTELYSEVLECTLKRYCAKKDIELNDGEIPKIVTDYRDKLAIDSYKIYSADKINFLKTDISCEQYLDLGLLVRDLGHSRIKAQELYFFYHKTWLEFFTAFYISSQLEVGDTTGLDNLFSNPQKSSSVLKFLAGISESKASGLLFDRFNQKIQTLKNKFNTPKGAFRWQ; from the exons ATGGAAGACCCATTAGATTTGTTCAATGCTTTGATCCAGACGGGCTACATCTCCAAAACAGATACAGGATTTCTTCAAAATATGCTGCTCCTTCTTAAGTTGCCTACGTTGTCTGAAGAATTGCAGACTTTTCACAAAAGTCAACCTCAATCAGAAG GCACTTTAACGGAGAAGACTGAAAGGCTTGTTGAATATCTAAAACATATATACAAGGGACACTTTGCATTGCTTCAACCTATTCCATGGTACGATGATCTGAAACTCAAACTAAAGGAAGTATATACAAGACTAGaagtcaaaaaagttgaaagaGGTGCCATAAAAGAAGGCCAAGATTTAAAATGTCTGCATGACATGTTCATGGCTGACGAGGAAGGACAGCATGCACAGCGAATTAGGATAGAGGGTCCACCAGCCATGGGCAAATCAACAATATGTAGGAAGATAGCGTATGACTGGGCTTGTGGTGAGCTAAAGCAGTACAAATTACTTTTCTTTTTGGAGATGAGACATGTAACAGGCTCAGAGGtgattgatgaaatattcactcAGTTACTGCCTGATGATTGTTTAATCACAAAAGAAGAGCTCGAAAACATAATTTCACAGCAAGAAAAATCAACTCTGTTTCTCTTTGATGGTTTAGATGAAATCACAAAGGATAAAATTGAGGGCTCTGAAATAGCTAAATCTATCAACAAAAAATTGCGGGTGTTCTGTACAACTGTTGTTACCACAAGACCACGTTTACGTGATAAGTACCTAAGCAACTGTGACTTATACTTAATTGTCAAAGGATTTACAAAAAAGAGTACCAATGAATACATAGATAAGtatttcaaagatgacaaggacaCAAGTATGGCTCTCAAGCAGAAAATAAAACTTCAAAGGGAAGATATCACTTCGGACTCTATCACAGATCTCCTTCGTAACCCCTTGCATGTGTCTTTCCTGTGTATTCTCTGGGAAGATTACAAACTGAGCAAAAAGGAAAATTATTTCCCAAAGAACCATACAGAATTATACTCTGAGGTACTTGAATGTACTTTAAAACGATATTGTGCCAAAAAAGACATTGAACTCAATGATGGTGAAATACCAAAAATAGTTACTGATTACAGAGATAAATTAGCCATTGattcatataaaatatattcagctgacaaaataaatttcttgaaaacagACATCTCTTGTGAACAATACCTAGATTTAGGATTGTTGGTAAGAGATCTTGGTCATTCAAGGATAAAAGCGCAAGAGTTGTATTTCTTCTACCATAAAACGTGGCTTGAATTTTTCACTGCATTTTACATTTCCTCTCAGTTAGAAGTAGGAGATACCACTGGTTTGGATAACCTGTTCAGTAATCCGCAGAAATCAAGTTCTGTTCTGAAATTCCTTGCAGGAATTTCTGAGAGTAAGGCAAGTGGTTTATTGTTTGACAGATTTAATCAGAAAATTCAGActctgaaaaataaatttaacacTCCAAAGGGAGCGTTTAGATGGCAGTAA